Proteins encoded within one genomic window of Acidimicrobiales bacterium:
- a CDS encoding phosphoribosyltransferase family protein, with the protein MSPESRGFTLGAAVALTLGVGFVEIRKDSKRALEPSELLLRSTTPPDYNQRGLVLTMNRNLLSARDRVLLVDEWIVTGAQATAARDLVEAAEAKWIGVAVILDDVSSDVRRRLNVRSLLRNHELPW; encoded by the coding sequence TTGTCGCCGGAGTCGCGCGGGTTCACGCTCGGAGCGGCGGTCGCGTTAACGCTAGGCGTTGGATTCGTCGAGATTCGCAAGGACTCGAAGCGCGCCCTGGAGCCGAGCGAGCTGCTTCTCCGCAGCACCACTCCGCCGGACTACAACCAGCGCGGTCTGGTGTTGACGATGAATCGAAACCTGCTGAGCGCACGTGATCGCGTGCTGTTGGTCGACGAGTGGATCGTTACGGGCGCGCAAGCGACCGCGGCGCGTGACCTAGTTGAAGCTGCGGAAGCGAAGTGGATTGGTGTGGCGGTCATCCTCGACGACGTCAGTTCGGACGTTCGCCGGCGCCTGAACGTGCGGTCACTACTGCGGAATCACGAGCTGCCCTGGTAG